A single Haladaptatus sp. R4 DNA region contains:
- the hemH gene encoding ferrochelatase: MTTGVVVLNFGEPDEPTRENVLGYLERIFMNNADLEGDTTEEEARQRSRQLAERRAPGLIEEYEEIGGSPLDPQAKAQADALEAELDERGFDATTYVGFQFTEPYIGDAVEQAREDGVDELIGLPAYPLCGASTTVASLEELTNAVEERDWDVPVHEVTGWHRHPTYNRIRAENIREYADEEDLDLTDDDTELLFSAHGTPSHYLDEGSRYDVYVNEFCDVMASELGLESYALGFQNHGNREIPWTEPEVEEVVADLDAERVVVDPISFMHEQSETLSELDDELREEAEEAGLDFYRVPVPHDDERFADVLADLVEPFVAGFDPSYYQFRQCQCKDTPGTMCLNAPLDE; encoded by the coding sequence ATGACGACTGGCGTCGTGGTACTCAATTTCGGCGAGCCGGACGAACCGACGCGGGAGAACGTGCTCGGCTATCTCGAGCGCATTTTCATGAACAACGCCGACCTCGAAGGGGACACCACCGAGGAGGAAGCGCGCCAACGGTCCCGGCAGTTGGCCGAGCGACGCGCCCCCGGACTCATCGAGGAGTACGAGGAAATCGGCGGTTCGCCGCTCGACCCACAGGCAAAAGCGCAAGCCGACGCGCTGGAGGCCGAACTCGACGAACGGGGATTCGACGCGACGACCTACGTCGGGTTCCAGTTCACCGAACCGTACATCGGGGACGCAGTCGAGCAGGCCCGCGAGGACGGCGTCGATGAACTCATCGGGCTTCCCGCCTACCCGCTCTGTGGAGCCTCGACCACCGTCGCCTCGCTCGAAGAACTCACGAACGCGGTAGAGGAGCGGGACTGGGACGTGCCGGTCCACGAGGTGACGGGATGGCACAGACACCCGACGTACAACCGGATCCGCGCGGAGAACATCCGCGAGTACGCCGACGAGGAAGACCTCGACCTGACCGACGACGACACCGAACTGCTGTTTTCGGCACACGGAACGCCGAGCCACTATCTGGACGAGGGCAGTCGCTACGACGTGTACGTGAACGAGTTCTGCGACGTGATGGCGAGCGAACTCGGCCTCGAATCGTACGCGCTCGGCTTCCAGAACCACGGTAACCGCGAGATTCCGTGGACGGAACCCGAAGTCGAGGAGGTCGTCGCCGACCTCGACGCGGAGCGCGTGGTCGTGGACCCCATCAGCTTCATGCACGAACAGAGCGAGACGCTGTCCGAACTGGACGACGAACTCCGCGAGGAAGCCGAAGAAGCGGGTCTCGACTTCTACCGCGTACCGGTTCCGCACGACGACGAGCGATTCGCCGACGTTCTCGCCGACCTCGTGGAACCGTTCGTCGCCGGGTTCGACCCGTCGTACTACCAGTTCCGCCAGTGTCAGTGTAAGGATACGCCGGGAACGATGTGTCTCAACGCTCCCCTCGACGAATGA
- a CDS encoding alpha/beta fold hydrolase — protein MNLPDDWTTDSRPVNGVDLQYYRTGEGPSLVMAHGFYANGRCWEPLVADLADEYDIVTYDARGHGRSEAPESGYGIEDRVANLVGLVEALSLDDPILLGHSMGGSTAAWTAATHPDLPRAIALEDPAGMYGPPDMGPDERAETVRENVREWSNSTLEELERDHPNCDPGLARRLAVANTECRPQIAEIPREGYPRLERAFADITCPTLVLKADADTETRAEDLDIAENLSDGRLVHIPDAGHCIFRERYDPAYAELRAFLHRLS, from the coding sequence ATGAATCTTCCCGACGACTGGACGACGGACTCCCGTCCCGTGAACGGAGTCGATTTACAGTACTACCGCACCGGCGAGGGACCGTCGTTGGTCATGGCACACGGCTTCTACGCCAACGGTCGATGTTGGGAACCGCTGGTGGCCGATTTGGCGGACGAGTACGACATCGTGACGTACGACGCCCGCGGTCACGGTCGGTCCGAGGCCCCAGAATCGGGGTACGGAATCGAGGACCGCGTCGCCAACCTCGTCGGACTCGTCGAAGCGCTCTCCCTCGACGACCCGATCCTGCTCGGCCATTCGATGGGTGGCTCGACGGCGGCGTGGACGGCCGCGACGCACCCCGACCTCCCGCGTGCGATCGCTCTCGAAGACCCCGCGGGGATGTACGGACCGCCCGATATGGGTCCGGACGAGCGGGCGGAGACGGTTCGTGAGAACGTCCGCGAATGGTCGAACAGTACGCTTGAGGAACTCGAACGCGACCATCCGAACTGTGATCCCGGGTTGGCGCGTCGCCTCGCCGTTGCGAACACGGAATGTCGCCCGCAAATCGCCGAAATACCGCGCGAAGGCTATCCCCGTCTGGAGAGGGCGTTCGCGGATATCACCTGTCCGACGCTCGTGCTCAAGGCGGACGCCGATACGGAGACGCGGGCCGAAGATCTCGACATCGCCGAAAACCTGTCCGATGGGCGATTGGTTCACATCCCCGACGCCGGTCACTGCATCTTCCGCGAGCGATACGACCCCGCATACGCCGAGTTACGGGCGTTTCTTCATCGGCTGTCGTGA
- a CDS encoding ribonucleoside-diphosphate reductase subunit alpha: MSHQSTATTTDARSILDRARTGHETILSADDWDDIVTEIERNSYDGASTDELYRAVVDALSARVERDPTFKRIAAAAARQRYYREVIGEDLEGYELDKEYRSTFVDNLEHGVEIGRLDPRLTETFDLESLADYLELSRDERFEHMAMDTLIQRYFLKTEENGEHLELPQAFWMRVAMGLAVEEDEPQRRAEEFYDVLSKLEFTPSTPTLFHSGTTHPQLSSCYLTTVSDDLEHIFESYKGHAQLSKWSGGLGNDWTNLRAGGALIESTGVESTGVVPFLRISNDVTAVINRSGKRRGAACGYLACWHLDFPAFIDLKRNTGDERRRTPDMNTAAWIPDLFMKRVEQGEEWTLFSPDEVPDLHDLSGAAFEEKYREYEAMADEGEFRQYERIDAKELWRKTLTRLFETGHPWLTFKDPCNVRSPQDHVGTVHSSNLCTEITLNTSEDEHAVCNLGSVNFVTHVEGNELDRDHLADTIETAMRMLDNVVDLCFYPTDEAEESNMRHRPVGLGTMGFHDALMELGIPMDSEEGIEAANRWQEFVSYHAILNSSKLAAEREPYPSYDGSKWDRGLLPQDTVDSLEAERGREIPTDREETLDWYVVREHVEEHGMRNSNTMAIAPTATVSTINGTTPSIEPQYSNLYVKSNMSGEFTVINDHLVDDLQEIDEWDEEMVDRIKYHDGSIQEIDAVPNDLKELYRGAFEIDPRHQLELTAHRQTWIDQSVSHNVFFPSTDGTLLDDVYKTAWRLGLKTTYYLRTLGASGIEKSTLDMAEYGKSQHRDEFGADEAETDGGRPADEADGKDLCTVEDPTCDACQ, encoded by the coding sequence ATGAGCCACCAATCAACAGCGACGACGACGGACGCTCGGTCGATTCTGGACCGAGCACGAACGGGCCACGAAACGATACTTTCGGCGGACGACTGGGACGACATCGTCACCGAAATCGAGCGGAACTCCTACGACGGCGCGAGCACCGACGAACTGTATCGAGCCGTCGTCGACGCGCTCTCCGCGCGCGTCGAACGCGACCCGACGTTCAAGAGAATCGCCGCGGCCGCGGCGCGCCAGCGGTACTACCGCGAGGTTATCGGCGAGGATTTGGAAGGGTACGAACTGGACAAGGAGTACCGCTCGACGTTCGTCGACAACCTCGAACACGGCGTCGAAATCGGCCGTCTCGACCCGCGACTAACCGAAACCTTCGACCTCGAATCGCTGGCCGACTACCTCGAACTGAGCCGAGACGAGCGGTTCGAGCACATGGCGATGGACACGCTGATTCAGCGGTACTTCCTCAAAACCGAGGAGAACGGCGAGCACCTCGAACTGCCGCAGGCGTTCTGGATGCGCGTCGCGATGGGATTGGCTGTCGAAGAGGACGAACCGCAGCGCCGGGCCGAGGAGTTCTACGACGTCCTCTCGAAACTGGAGTTCACCCCCTCGACACCGACGCTGTTCCACAGCGGGACGACCCACCCGCAACTGTCGTCGTGTTACCTGACGACGGTCTCGGACGACCTCGAACACATCTTCGAGTCGTACAAAGGCCACGCACAGCTTTCGAAGTGGAGCGGCGGCCTCGGCAACGACTGGACCAACCTCCGCGCGGGCGGCGCGCTCATCGAATCGACGGGCGTGGAATCCACCGGCGTCGTGCCGTTCCTCCGCATCAGCAACGACGTGACGGCGGTGATAAACCGCTCCGGGAAGCGGCGCGGGGCGGCCTGTGGGTACCTCGCCTGCTGGCATCTGGACTTCCCCGCCTTCATCGACCTGAAACGGAACACGGGCGACGAACGCCGACGCACGCCGGACATGAACACGGCGGCGTGGATTCCGGACCTGTTCATGAAGCGCGTCGAACAGGGGGAGGAATGGACGCTGTTCAGCCCCGACGAGGTGCCGGACCTCCACGACCTGTCCGGTGCCGCCTTCGAGGAGAAATATCGCGAGTACGAAGCGATGGCGGACGAGGGCGAGTTCCGTCAGTACGAGCGCATCGATGCCAAGGAACTGTGGCGCAAAACCCTCACGCGCCTGTTCGAGACGGGCCACCCGTGGTTGACGTTCAAGGACCCGTGTAACGTCCGCTCGCCGCAGGACCACGTCGGGACGGTTCACTCCTCGAACCTCTGCACCGAAATCACGCTGAACACGAGCGAGGACGAACACGCCGTCTGCAACCTCGGCAGCGTGAACTTCGTTACGCACGTCGAAGGAAATGAACTCGATCGCGACCACCTCGCGGACACCATCGAAACCGCCATGCGGATGTTGGACAACGTCGTTGACCTCTGTTTCTACCCCACCGACGAGGCCGAGGAGTCGAACATGCGACACCGGCCGGTCGGACTCGGAACGATGGGATTCCACGACGCGCTGATGGAACTCGGAATCCCGATGGACTCCGAAGAGGGTATCGAGGCCGCGAACCGCTGGCAGGAGTTCGTTTCCTACCACGCCATCCTGAACTCCTCGAAACTCGCCGCCGAGCGAGAACCCTATCCGTCCTACGACGGTTCGAAGTGGGATCGCGGCCTGCTCCCGCAGGACACCGTCGATTCGCTCGAAGCGGAACGAGGGAGGGAGATTCCGACCGACCGCGAGGAGACCCTCGACTGGTACGTCGTCCGCGAACACGTCGAGGAGCACGGGATGCGCAACTCGAACACGATGGCCATCGCGCCGACGGCCACGGTTTCGACCATCAACGGAACCACGCCGTCCATCGAACCGCAGTACTCAAACCTCTACGTGAAATCGAACATGTCCGGCGAGTTCACCGTCATCAACGACCACCTCGTTGACGACCTACAAGAAATCGACGAGTGGGACGAAGAGATGGTGGACCGAATCAAGTATCACGACGGTTCGATTCAGGAGATAGACGCCGTTCCGAACGACCTGAAGGAACTGTATCGCGGGGCGTTCGAGATCGATCCGCGCCACCAACTGGAACTGACCGCCCACCGGCAGACGTGGATCGACCAATCGGTCTCGCACAACGTCTTCTTCCCGTCCACGGACGGTACGCTCCTCGACGACGTGTACAAGACTGCGTGGCGGTTGGGCCTGAAGACGACCTACTACCTGCGGACGCTCGGCGCGTCGGGAATCGAAAAGTCGACGCTCGACATGGCCGAGTACGGTAAGAGCCAGCACCGGGACGAGTTCGGAGCCGACGAGGCCGAGACCGACGGCGGACGACCGGCGGACGAAGCGGACGGGAAGGACCTCTGTACCGTCGAAGACCCGACGTGCGACGCCTGTCAGTAA
- a CDS encoding SprT-like domain-containing protein, translating into MGPETRDELLDAAERYARTVPIPVDFERIEWECSDRAVRRAGACLYDHRTEQVTIRLTWEAYRSFGWDEFTGTIRHELVHAWEFQRFSESGHGRRFKAKARELDAPRHCRSFADARLRLVCSSCDWEARRFRASEAVKRPAERRCGSCGSRYRVEHVESGRRWRTHAGYLVARRKLDGDW; encoded by the coding sequence ATGGGGCCGGAAACCCGCGATGAGTTGCTCGACGCAGCGGAACGCTACGCCAGAACGGTTCCGATCCCGGTAGATTTCGAACGGATCGAGTGGGAGTGTTCGGACCGCGCAGTCCGCCGTGCGGGTGCCTGTCTCTACGATCACCGAACCGAGCAGGTGACGATTCGGTTGACGTGGGAGGCCTATCGCTCGTTCGGGTGGGACGAGTTCACGGGGACGATTCGACACGAACTGGTTCACGCGTGGGAGTTTCAACGGTTCAGCGAGTCCGGACACGGACGACGGTTCAAAGCGAAGGCGCGCGAACTCGACGCACCACGTCACTGTCGTTCGTTCGCGGACGCGCGTCTCCGCCTCGTCTGTTCGTCCTGTGACTGGGAGGCACGGCGGTTTCGTGCCTCCGAGGCGGTCAAGAGACCGGCGGAACGACGGTGCGGAAGTTGTGGTTCGCGGTACCGGGTGGAGCACGTCGAGAGCGGGAGACGATGGCGAACGCACGCCGGTTATCTGGTCGCACGACGGAAGCTCGATGGCGATTGGTAA
- a CDS encoding response regulator transcription factor, producing MAVEEPTILVVDDEADVTDLYATWLEDSYDVQRAYEGREALDMLDDEVDVVLLDRRMPGLSGDEVLAELRNRELHSRVVMVTAVKPDYDIIDMGFDDYLVKPVSKDDLYTTVGGMLTRVEYDAKMQEYFSLASKKAVLETEKDEDELHRNEQYQELQAEVERLRESVDDSRDDLDSHDDFVGAFRDLD from the coding sequence ATGGCTGTTGAAGAACCAACGATACTCGTCGTCGATGACGAGGCAGACGTAACCGACCTCTATGCGACGTGGTTAGAGGACTCCTACGACGTTCAGCGAGCGTACGAAGGCCGTGAGGCGCTGGACATGCTCGACGACGAGGTCGATGTCGTCTTGCTCGACCGACGAATGCCCGGTCTCTCCGGCGACGAGGTGCTCGCGGAACTTCGAAACCGCGAACTTCACTCCCGAGTCGTGATGGTGACTGCCGTCAAACCCGATTACGACATCATCGATATGGGATTCGACGACTATCTCGTCAAACCCGTCTCGAAGGACGACCTGTACACGACCGTCGGTGGAATGCTGACGCGGGTCGAATACGACGCGAAGATGCAGGAATACTTCTCGCTCGCCTCCAAGAAGGCCGTCCTCGAAACGGAGAAGGACGAAGACGAACTCCACCGGAACGAGCAGTATCAGGAACTGCAGGCGGAAGTCGAGCGACTTCGTGAGTCCGTCGACGACTCCCGAGACGACCTTGACAGCCACGACGACTTCGTCGGCGCGTTTCGCGACCTCGACTGA
- the hemE gene encoding uroporphyrinogen decarboxylase, with protein MSDLLVRAARGERTERPPVWLMRQAGRYIPEYRDIRSDYSFKEAIKTPEVAERITLLPWELFEPDGLVMFSDILTVLEPLGFEYHIESGVGPVVSNPVSGPDDVPTAFTDVATEIDYVGKLLNRLQDSIGDKTSIIGFSGGPYTLASYVVGDEPTSRKPIRRFRTNHPEAFRDLLEIFTDVVVEYVKYQQAQGADVIQVFDTWSGVLTPDDYREFVLPLHQRIFDAIDVPSIVFARHPGGKLDLLAESGADVVGLDWTIDMADAREQLGDTPVQGNLDPSYLLGSPEFIKEMTHEVIEKAGDSGHILNLGHGIDRTTPVENAQAFVEAAKEVER; from the coding sequence ATGAGCGACCTGTTGGTTCGTGCCGCGCGCGGCGAACGTACCGAACGCCCGCCGGTCTGGTTGATGCGGCAGGCCGGACGATATATCCCGGAGTACCGCGACATCCGAAGCGACTACTCCTTCAAGGAGGCCATCAAGACGCCGGAGGTGGCCGAACGAATCACCCTTCTGCCGTGGGAGTTGTTCGAACCGGACGGTCTCGTCATGTTTTCGGACATCCTCACCGTCCTCGAACCCCTCGGCTTCGAGTACCACATCGAGAGCGGCGTCGGTCCGGTCGTCTCGAATCCCGTCAGCGGTCCGGACGACGTCCCGACGGCGTTCACCGACGTCGCCACCGAAATCGACTACGTCGGGAAACTGCTGAATCGATTGCAGGACAGCATCGGCGACAAAACGAGCATCATCGGTTTCTCCGGTGGGCCGTACACGCTCGCCTCGTACGTGGTCGGCGACGAACCTACGTCGCGGAAACCGATCCGTCGGTTCCGGACGAACCACCCCGAAGCGTTCCGCGACCTCCTCGAAATCTTCACCGACGTCGTGGTGGAGTACGTCAAGTACCAACAAGCACAGGGTGCGGACGTGATACAGGTGTTCGACACGTGGTCGGGCGTGTTGACCCCCGACGACTACCGGGAGTTCGTCCTGCCACTCCACCAACGCATCTTCGACGCCATCGACGTGCCCTCCATCGTCTTCGCGCGCCACCCCGGCGGCAAACTCGACCTGCTCGCCGAATCGGGCGCTGACGTGGTCGGCCTCGACTGGACCATCGACATGGCCGACGCCCGTGAGCAGTTGGGCGACACGCCGGTTCAGGGTAACCTCGACCCGTCCTACCTGCTCGGCAGTCCGGAGTTCATCAAGGAGATGACACACGAGGTCATCGAGAAAGCGGGCGACTCGGGCCACATCCTCAACCTCGGCCACGGCATCGACCGGACGACGCCGGTCGAAAACGCGCAGGCGTTCGTCGAGGCGGCGAAGGAAGTCGAACGATAG
- a CDS encoding acyl-CoA thioesterase gives MNETETLSESHTVMSEILMPNDTNNLGRALGGSVLHWMDICAAISSRRFSRRQVVTASMDHVDFLGPIDLGDIVTVEGYVFETGKTSMDVVVTVRAERPSRNEKRDTATSFFTMVALDEDERPASVPDLDCPTDDQKTLRDDALRRREKRRTSISASQ, from the coding sequence ATGAACGAAACGGAGACCCTCTCGGAATCCCACACGGTCATGAGCGAAATCCTGATGCCGAACGATACGAACAACCTCGGGCGGGCGCTCGGCGGGTCGGTGCTCCACTGGATGGACATCTGCGCCGCGATTTCGTCCCGCCGATTCTCGCGGCGGCAGGTCGTGACGGCGTCGATGGATCACGTCGATTTTTTGGGTCCTATCGATCTCGGCGACATCGTGACCGTGGAGGGGTACGTGTTCGAAACGGGGAAGACGAGCATGGACGTCGTCGTCACGGTCCGCGCCGAACGGCCCAGTCGGAACGAGAAGCGAGACACCGCGACGTCGTTTTTCACCATGGTCGCGCTCGACGAGGACGAGCGACCGGCGTCGGTCCCGGACCTCGACTGCCCGACCGACGACCAGAAAACCCTGCGCGACGACGCGCTTCGTCGCCGCGAAAAGCGTCGTACGTCGATCAGCGCATCCCAATAA
- a CDS encoding heavy-metal-associated domain-containing protein translates to MVETIDVDGMSCGGCERNVVEALEDVSGVSDANADHEAGTATVEGDADTADLVTAVQDAGYDASA, encoded by the coding sequence ATGGTCGAAACCATCGACGTAGACGGAATGAGTTGTGGCGGTTGTGAACGGAACGTCGTCGAAGCGCTCGAAGACGTCTCGGGTGTCTCCGACGCCAACGCCGACCACGAGGCCGGGACTGCGACCGTCGAGGGCGACGCGGATACCGCTGACCTCGTCACCGCGGTTCAGGATGCTGGCTACGACGCCTCGGCCTGA
- a CDS encoding AsnC family transcriptional regulator — protein MRQLDDTDREIIRLLVEDARRPYNEIADTVDLSPPTVSDRVDRLQEIGIIRRFTADLDQGILIDGLALLVTINAKPGHVDAIKESLGSFDGVEHIFVTADSHVVCKANLHERAVETLLSDAIEGDAVRDYDVQLLVDEEWNPQPGTIEFAPDCVECGNTVTNEGESTRIEDELYHFCCSSCKSQFAERYERLQEGVAD, from the coding sequence ATGCGACAACTCGACGACACTGACCGGGAAATCATCCGGTTGCTCGTAGAGGACGCACGCCGCCCTTACAACGAAATCGCCGACACGGTCGATCTCTCCCCGCCGACGGTCTCCGACCGGGTCGACCGCCTCCAAGAGATCGGAATCATCCGCCGGTTCACCGCGGATTTGGATCAGGGAATCCTCATCGACGGACTCGCGCTGCTCGTCACGATCAACGCCAAACCGGGTCACGTCGATGCAATCAAGGAATCGCTCGGGTCGTTCGACGGGGTCGAACACATCTTCGTCACCGCCGACTCGCACGTCGTTTGTAAGGCGAACCTCCACGAACGGGCGGTCGAAACGCTGCTCTCGGACGCCATCGAAGGTGACGCCGTCCGCGATTACGACGTCCAGTTGCTCGTGGACGAGGAGTGGAACCCGCAACCGGGAACCATCGAGTTCGCCCCCGACTGCGTGGAATGTGGCAACACCGTCACGAACGAGGGTGAATCGACGCGCATCGAGGACGAACTGTATCACTTCTGCTGTTCGTCGTGTAAATCCCAGTTCGCCGAGCGGTACGAGCGCCTGCAGGAAGGCGTGGCTGACTGA
- a CDS encoding ribonucleotide-diphosphate reductase subunit beta produces the protein MPLINNDAEHDPNRILPLDYDWARDYYQAGVNNNWVPEEIPMQDDISQWNGSALSDAERQLVEWNLGFFSTAESLTANNIVLALYEYVTAPECRQYLLRQAYEEAIHTDTFIYCCDSLGFDPDYLYGMYERVPSIEEKDEFVVNLTRAINRPDFTIDTEDDVREFLRDLVGFYVIMEGVFFYAGFAMMLGLKRQNKMVGIGQQFEYIMRDESLHVGFGVDLINEIRTENPGVWTDEFGDEVTELITEAVELEKIYAYEACPDEILGMSAEQFAEYVEHVADRRLGQLDLPEQYGTDNPFPWMSEQVDLNKEKNFFETQVTEYQSGGSLDW, from the coding sequence ATGCCACTCATCAACAACGACGCCGAACACGACCCGAACAGGATACTCCCGCTGGACTACGACTGGGCCCGCGACTACTACCAAGCGGGCGTCAACAACAACTGGGTTCCCGAGGAGATTCCCATGCAGGACGACATCTCCCAGTGGAACGGAAGCGCCCTCTCGGATGCCGAGCGCCAACTCGTGGAGTGGAACCTCGGCTTCTTCTCGACGGCCGAATCGCTCACCGCGAACAACATCGTCCTCGCGCTGTACGAGTACGTGACCGCGCCCGAGTGTCGTCAGTATCTCCTCCGACAAGCCTACGAGGAGGCGATTCACACGGACACGTTCATCTACTGCTGTGACTCGCTCGGCTTCGACCCGGACTACCTGTACGGGATGTACGAGCGGGTTCCCTCCATCGAGGAGAAAGACGAGTTCGTGGTGAACCTGACGCGGGCCATCAACCGCCCGGATTTCACCATCGACACCGAAGACGACGTCCGCGAATTCCTGCGCGACCTGGTCGGCTTCTATGTCATCATGGAAGGCGTCTTCTTCTACGCCGGGTTCGCCATGATGCTCGGGCTGAAACGCCAGAACAAGATGGTCGGCATCGGCCAGCAGTTCGAGTACATCATGCGCGACGAGTCGCTTCACGTCGGCTTCGGCGTGGACCTCATCAACGAGATTCGGACCGAGAACCCGGGCGTGTGGACCGACGAGTTCGGCGACGAGGTGACCGAGCTCATCACCGAGGCCGTCGAGTTGGAGAAGATCTACGCCTACGAGGCGTGCCCCGACGAAATCCTCGGCATGAGCGCGGAACAGTTCGCCGAGTACGTCGAACACGTCGCCGACCGCAGACTCGGACAGTTGGACCTCCCGGAGCAGTACGGCACCGACAACCCGTTCCCGTGGATGTCCGAGCAGGTGGACCTGAACAAGGAGAAGAACTTCTTCGAGACGCAGGTCACCGAGTATCAGAGCGGCGGGTCGCTCGACTGGTAA
- a CDS encoding ABC transporter permease subunit: MFGGKFISRCGVALIPSLASFLLAVVFIVSQFGRFSFGPYALFTAATVLLGAVYVAIGVGLSGLAKSNRRAGILAVGAFALFQLFWGTLVNIVAYLKTGSSMMVAPYPAWTYLVKWLSPSGAYEGLLHLSLLPSLRIASGGQPPTYLSPWLVVVLLVWGIVPFAVGYWRFENAELD; this comes from the coding sequence GTGTTCGGCGGCAAGTTCATCTCCCGCTGCGGCGTCGCCCTCATCCCCTCGTTGGCGAGTTTCCTCCTCGCCGTCGTCTTCATCGTCTCGCAGTTCGGCCGGTTTTCGTTCGGACCGTACGCGCTGTTCACGGCGGCGACGGTCCTCCTCGGTGCCGTGTACGTTGCGATCGGCGTCGGACTGTCGGGATTGGCGAAATCGAACCGCCGCGCCGGAATCCTCGCGGTCGGCGCGTTCGCCCTCTTTCAGTTGTTCTGGGGTACGCTGGTCAATATCGTCGCGTACCTCAAAACGGGTTCTTCGATGATGGTCGCTCCCTACCCGGCGTGGACCTACCTCGTGAAATGGCTGAGTCCGTCCGGCGCGTACGAAGGATTGCTTCATTTGTCCTTGCTCCCGTCCCTCCGAATCGCCTCGGGCGGCCAACCCCCGACGTATCTCTCCCCGTGGCTGGTCGTCGTCCTGCTCGTCTGGGGAATCGTTCCGTTCGCAGTCGGTTACTGGCGGTTCGAAAATGCCGAACTGGACTGA
- the hemG gene encoding protoporphyrinogen oxidase — translation MTVGIVGGGITGLALAHNLDEAGIDHVILEADDEPGGVIRSGRVDGYLLEWGPQRLRRTGPVDELIADLGLEDEVIEAGDTKLFVYANGALRRAPFSIEEFGTTDLLSWRGKLDVLEEPQTDPVDPEETAAEMFTRKFGEEAYENLIGPLFGGTYGSLPHRMPVKHSLSGVMRMEETYGDLLTPVLKRAMADGSSAPAMTFEEGVQRLPEALYDAHEENVRLETPVTEIRKKGDGDGRFVLETDDGSFDVDDVVVTTPAAVSADLLSNLSDTAESLRRLNYNPLAFVHLRADSDRDGFGYQVRHDEGLDTLGVSWNASMFGRTGKSGSKGVYTVFLGGMKNPELLEESDETLGEIAATEFAEVMGSDAEVLSVHKLHRGFPAYDESWDALDEFETPDGVHLATNYTARMGVPSRIREAKALAGQLAK, via the coding sequence ATGACGGTCGGAATCGTCGGCGGGGGCATCACCGGCCTCGCGCTCGCACACAATCTCGACGAGGCGGGAATCGACCACGTCATCCTCGAAGCCGACGACGAACCCGGCGGCGTGATTCGGAGCGGCCGCGTCGACGGCTACCTGCTGGAGTGGGGACCACAGCGCCTGCGACGCACGGGACCGGTGGACGAACTCATCGCCGACCTCGGCCTGGAGGACGAAGTCATCGAAGCCGGGGACACGAAACTGTTCGTCTACGCGAACGGCGCGCTCCGTCGCGCGCCGTTCTCCATCGAGGAGTTCGGCACCACCGACCTGCTGTCCTGGCGCGGCAAACTGGACGTGCTGGAGGAGCCACAAACCGACCCGGTGGACCCCGAGGAAACCGCGGCGGAGATGTTCACCCGGAAGTTCGGCGAGGAAGCGTACGAGAACCTCATCGGCCCGCTGTTCGGCGGGACGTACGGCTCACTCCCCCATCGAATGCCGGTCAAGCATTCGCTCTCCGGCGTCATGCGAATGGAGGAAACGTACGGCGACCTGCTGACGCCCGTCCTCAAACGCGCGATGGCCGACGGCAGTTCCGCCCCCGCGATGACCTTCGAGGAGGGTGTCCAGCGGCTCCCGGAGGCACTCTACGACGCCCACGAGGAGAACGTCCGTCTCGAAACGCCGGTTACCGAAATTCGAAAAAAGGGAGATGGGGATGGAAGGTTCGTCCTCGAAACCGACGACGGGTCGTTCGACGTGGACGACGTGGTCGTCACCACGCCCGCCGCGGTGAGCGCCGACCTCCTGTCGAATCTCAGCGACACGGCCGAATCGCTCCGAAGGCTGAACTACAACCCGCTCGCGTTCGTGCACCTCCGGGCCGATTCCGACCGGGACGGCTTCGGCTATCAAGTGCGCCACGACGAAGGACTCGACACGCTCGGCGTCTCCTGGAATGCGAGCATGTTCGGACGGACCGGGAAGTCGGGGAGTAAAGGAGTGTACACCGTCTTCCTCGGCGGGATGAAGAACCCGGAACTGCTCGAAGAGAGCGACGAGACGCTCGGCGAAATTGCAGCCACGGAGTTCGCCGAGGTGATGGGAAGCGACGCCGAGGTGCTGAGCGTTCACAAACTCCACCGGGGATTCCCGGCCTACGACGAGTCGTGGGACGCGCTGGATGAATTCGAAACGCCGGACGGAGTCCACCTCGCCACGAACTACACCGCGAGGATGGGCGTTCCAAGCCGAATTCGGGAGGCCAAGGCGTTGGCGGGGCAGTTGGCGAAGTAA